CGAAGTCGCGCGAAAATCACGGACTGGAAAGTCCGTGCTCCCGTTGGGCGACACCTTCAAAATAACTTAGTTGCACTCTGGTTCCAGCGGGCCGGCGAGATCCTTCAGGAAGAAGAGTCGTCCGGGCAGCGTGGGCATGTAGGTGCTGGGGATCCAGGGGCTGGGCTTGTGGTGCAGGCTCATCCAGAGGGACATACCCTGCCACATCATGCCGCGACCGAGGGTGCCGTCGCAGCCGCCGATAATGTAATCCGACATGAGGAAGAGGCCGGGTCCCACGGTGTTCGCCGTGGCGGGCACCAGGGTCGTGCGGCTCTTGAAGCTCGTGATGGCGTTCTGCTCCACGGTCAGCGCGCAGAGCTTCGCGCCGATGCGGTAATCCTGCTTCTTCCACTCGGCTTCGGTCTTGTATTCGGCGGCAAAGTGCGGTTCCCAGAAGGCGATGTGGCAGGCGCGGCCGATGCCGAATACGGTGACGAGTTTCGCGCCTTTTTTCTTCAGCGCGCGGATCTTCTCGCCGTAGGTCGGCAGGTTCTTCTTAGTGGCGAAGTTGCGCTGGTTCTTGGGCACGGTCAGTTTGCCGAGGGGGCCGTAGAAGGCCTGCTCCATGGCGTTCTGGAAGGCACCGGGATCGTTCGAGGGCAGCGAATTGCCCTTCTCGTCGCTCCACTCGTCCATGTTGAAGCCGTGGACGTGCTTGCAGTCGATGTTCCACTCTTTCAGGAAGTAGACCGCCCAGCGATACATGCCCATGGGACCCACGGGCAAAATAAAGGCGATTTCCTTCTTCGCTGCTTTGGCGTCCGAAATAGCCTTGGCGATTTCGTGGCCCAGCATGACATCGAAATCTTCGAGGGAGCCGCAGGAGATCGCTTCGAACTTCTTGTTCCACCACGATTCCGGTTTCGCTATAGTTTCCGGCTTGCGCGCGCAGAGCTTGTCAATGGCGGCAAGGTCCCAGCCCTCGGGGAAGAACCCCTCCAGCAGCGAGCCTTTGATGGTGGTCATAAGATTGATGGCCATGGCGATAATTCCTTCCGCTTGGGATTTTGGGTATACGCGCCGACACGGGGCGAAGTCGCCATGATAATGCATGGGCGCGGGGGGATCAAAGCGAAGGATGAAGGATGAAGGATGAAGGATGAAGGATGAAATGGCTCTTATGAGTCGTATGGGACACTATGAGAACTGAGACCCATACGACCCATACGACCCATACGACCCATACGACCCATACGACCCATACGACCCATACGACCCATACGACC
This DNA window, taken from Candidatus Hydrogenedentota bacterium, encodes the following:
- a CDS encoding glucosamine-6-phosphate isomerase — its product is MNLMTTIKGSLLEGFFPEGWDLAAIDKLCARKPETIAKPESWWNKKFEAISCGSLEDFDVMLGHEIAKAISDAKAAKKEIAFILPVGPMGMYRWAVYFLKEWNIDCKHVHGFNMDEWSDEKGNSLPSNDPGAFQNAMEQAFYGPLGKLTVPKNQRNFATKKNLPTYGEKIRALKKKGAKLVTVFGIGRACHIAFWEPHFAAEYKTEAEWKKQDYRIGAKLCALTVEQNAITSFKSRTTLVPATANTVGPGLFLMSDYIIGGCDGTLGRGMMWQGMSLWMSLHHKPSPWIPSTYMPTLPGRLFFLKDLAGPLEPECN